One genomic window of Medicago truncatula cultivar Jemalong A17 chromosome 1, MtrunA17r5.0-ANR, whole genome shotgun sequence includes the following:
- the LOC25484327 gene encoding histone H1, whose translation MATEEPIVAVEPVPEPTIAAEPPASEKDQSEPKAAELAEKKTKKVAKESKPKKVSKPRNPASHPTYEEMIKDAIVSLKERTGSSQYAIAKFIEEKHKQLPSNFKKLLLQNLKKNVASGKLVKVKGSFKLSSATKPAAKVKAKPAAKPKAKAVVKPRTKSVTAKPKAAAAKPKSAATKPKAAVGKAKTAAKVKPNAKVAKTTTRTSPGKKVATAKPAAKKKTPVKNVKPKTKTVRSPAKKVAIKRGGRK comes from the exons ATGGCCACAGAAGAACCAATCGTTGCAGTGGAACCTGTTCCCGAACCAACCATCGCTGCCGAACCTCCAGCTTCGGAGAAAGATCAGTCCGAACCAAAGGCTGCTGAATTAGCAGAGAAGAAGACGAAGAAAGTAGCAAAGGAATCCAAACCTAAGAAAGTTTCCAAACCACGAAACCCTGCTTCCCATCCTACTTACGAAGAG ATGATTAAGGATGCAATTGTGTCGCTGAAGGAGAGGACTGGTTCAAGCCAATACGCAATTGCGAAATTCATCGAAGAGAAACACAAACAgcttccttcaaatttcaagaaGTTATTGCTTCagaatttgaagaagaatgttGCTTCTGGAAAACTTGTTAAGGTGAAAGGTTCATTCAAGCTCTCTTCGGCAACAAAGCCAGCTGCTAAGGTGAAGGCCAAGCCAGCCGCTAAGCCAAAGGCTAAAGCTGTTGTCAAGCCGAGGACCAAATCTGTAACTGCTAAGCCCAAGGCTGCTGCTGCCAAGCCCAAATCTGCTGCCACAAAGCCCAAAGCTGCTGTTGGTAAGGCCAAAACTGCTGCGAAAGTGAAGCCTAATGCAAAGGTTGCAAAGACAACGACAAGGACTTCTCCAGGGAAGAAAGTTGCAACTGCAAAGCCAGCAGCAAAGAAGAAAACTCCAGTGAAGAACGTGAAGCCTAAGACTAAGACTGTTAGGTCTCCGGCTAAGAAAGTTGCGATCAAGAGAGGGGGAAGGAAATGA
- the LOC25484325 gene encoding flowering locus K homology domain isoform X2, with product MSGEHFDGEDVGYVPENMEFPQIHSDEHDEGDVIDDSGFPQLHHDDESGFPQLLHDDESGFPQLQQDDESGFPQLQHDDIDDEQVGSLGEDANLPEDQLEGHDVENFPEIDDAIANALTEENTNEEQHDEGNHVTENFGSPEKKVPGEDSKGIEIKKWYGWPGENVFRMLVPAQKVGSIIGRKGEFIKKITEETRARVKILDGPQGTAERAVMVSAKEEPDRPIPPAVEGLLRVHKQVANVVSEPADTAQGAGRPSITRLLVADTQAGSLIGKQGSTIKIFQDSTGCNIRILGSEHLPIFALRDDSIVEIQGEPAGVHKAVELIALHLRKFLVDRSIVGVFETQMQRQDVRGNQNMPPHQPWGPPPQGFPAHGGGGGPAFPPNPQYMPPPHNYDNYYPPADLPPIDKHMHQGPPPAYARDASLGIHSSGGQPQQSGGTKVTQHMQIPLSFADAVIGASGANISYIRRASGASITIQETRGVPGEMTVEISGTASQIQAAQQLVQNFMAEAANAVAAAQAQDHMGGTVNQGYNSYPTNAPVYASPQSGAAGHAPPADYGSVYGTNYGY from the exons ATGTCTGGGGAACATTTTGATGGAGAAGATGTTGGCTATGTGCCTGAGAATATGGAATTTCCACAAATTCATTCCGATGAACACGATGAAGGAGATGTGATTGATGACTCAGGGTTTCCTCAACTGCACCATGATGATGAGTCTGGATTTCCTCAACTGCTGCATGATGATGAGTCTGGATTTCCTCAACTGCAGCAAGATGATGAGTCAGGGTTTCCTCAACTGCAGCATGATGATATTGATGATGAACAGGTGGGAAGTTTGGGTGAGGATGCCAATCTTCCTGAAGATCAATTAGAAGGTCATGATGTGGAAAATTTTCCTGAAATTGACGATGCCATTGCCAATGCTCTGACTGAAGAGAATACTAACGAGGAACAACATGATGAAGGGAATCATGTGACTGAGAATTTTGGTTCGCCGGAAAAGAAGGTACCCGGGGAAGATTCGAAAGGAATTGAAATAAAGAAGTGGTATGGGTGGCCTGGAGAGAATGTTTTCAGGATGTTGGTTCCTGCACAAAAGGTTGGCAGCATCATTGGACGCAAAGGAgagtttattaagaaaattactGAAGAGACTAGGGCTCGAGTTAAAATTCTCGATGGACCTCAAGGAACCGCAGAAAGAGCG GTAATGGTTTCTGCAAAAGAAGAGCCAGATCGCCCCATACCACCTGCTGTGGAGGGTTTGTTAAGGGTTCATAAACAAGTTGCCAATGTGGTCAGTGAGCCTGCAGATACTGCACAAGGTGCAGGGCGCCCAAGTATTACGAGGCTTCTAGTGGCTGATACTCAAGCAGGAAGCTTGATTGGGAAGCAGGGGTCCACTATAAAAATCTTTCAAGATTCTACAGGTTGCAATATACGCATTCTTGGTTCAG AACACCTGCCAATTTTCGCTTTGCGGGATGATAGTATTGTTGAGATACAAGGGGAACCCGCAGGAGTTCACAAGGCAGTTGAACTTATTGCACTCCATCTACGCAAGTTCTTGGTTGACCGTAGCATAGTCGGAGTGTTTGAAACACAG ATGCAACGACAAGATGTTCGAGGTAACCAGAATATGCCACCTCACCAACCTTGGGGGCCTCCTCCTCAAGGGTTTCCTGCTCATGGCGGTGGTGGTGGACCTGCTTTTCCGCCCAATCCTCAGTATATGCCACCTCCACATAACTATGATAATTATTACCCACCTGCTGACCTGCCTCCTATTGACAAGCACATGCATCAGGGTCCACCACCTGCCTACGCAAGGGATGCCTCTTTGGGAATACATTCTTCCGGTGGACAGCCACAGCAATCTGGTGGGACTAAG GTCACACAGCACATGCAAATCCCGCTGTCCTTTGCAGATGCTGTTATTGGGGCATCAGGAGCAAATATTAGCTACATTCGCCGTGCTAGTGGAGCAAGTATTACAATTCAAGAGACTAGAGGTGTGCCAGGGGAGATGACTGTTGAAATAAGTGGTACCGCTTCACAAATACAGGCAGCCCAACAGCTGGTTCAG AATTTCATGGCTGAAGCTGCAAATGCCGTGGCCGCCGCACAGGCACAGGATCACATGGGAGGAACAGTTAACCAAGGCTATAATTCCTATCCCACCAATGCTCCTGTTTATGCATCTCCACAATCAGGTGCTGCAGGCCATGCACCACCTGCAGACTATGGTTCTGTATACGGCACCAACTATGGCTATTGA
- the LOC25484326 gene encoding calmodulin calcium-dependent NAD kinase: MQKDYNGKPSVTQIVVASSIGLIIAAAMHYRLKKLRGRKIIPLVRLSKTGQSPKLERFSHYVARQMGFKDRRNCPNLCKLASEYIRKSEGCEDDIYAFFENEPNVDSLFVKLVEEFERCILSYFAFHWSLGDLLISQVLSSDTEPKKKFKHMVMAATRDQRVERVTKNLKVARVFNTLVEEMKAMGLVSNDENRCTEVMAPVAHSDRSPVLLFMGGGMGAGKSTVLKDILKEPFWVGAASNAVVIEADAFKESDVIYRALSSRGHHDMIRMAELVHQSSTDAASSLLVTALNEGRDVIMDGTFSWVPFVVQTITMARNVHRRRYRMGAGYKVHNDGTTTESYWERIENEEPEQVGGKKRKPYRIELVGVVCDAYLAVIRGIRRAIMCRRAVRVKSQLKSHRRFADAFMTYCQLVDNARLYSTNALEGPPKLIGWKERDKTLLVDPDEIDCLKRVARLNEDADSIYELYKHPNPTCEAGSIWKDIVLSPSRLDIQQELKYSIQKVERYAMQNASLLMEQ, encoded by the exons ATGCAGAAAG ATTATAATGGCAAGCCTAGTGTCACACAGATCGTGGTGGCCTCTTCCATTGGGTTGATAATTGCTGCAGCAATGCATTATCGCCTAAAAAAGTTAAGAGGTCGAAAGATCATCCCACTTGTGAGATTATCAAAGACTGGCCAAAGTCCTAAGCTTGAGAGATTCTCTCATTATGTAG CTAGGCAAATGGGGTTCAAAGATAGGAGGAACTGTCCTAATTTATGTAAATTGGCTTCTGAATACATAAGAAAATCTGAGGGATGTGAAGATGATATCTAtgctttttttgaaaatgaaccAAATGTGGATTCACTTTTTGTCAAGCTTGTGGAAGAGTTTGAGAGATGCATTCTTAGTTACTTTGCATTCCATTGGAGCCTTGGTGATTTATTGATAAGTCAG GTCTTGAGCTCTGACACTGAgccaaaaaagaaattcaagcACATGGTTATGGCAGCAACTAG GGATCAAAGGGTTGAAAGGGTAACAAAGAATTTGAAGGTGGCAAGGGTTTTCAATACACTAGTAGAAGAGATGAAAGCAATGGGACTTGTATCAAATGACGAAAATCGCTGCACAGAGGTGATGGCACCAGTGGCTCACAGTGATAGGAGCCCTGTGCTCCTTTTCATGGGCGGTGGTATGGGAGCTGGCAAGAGCACGGTGCTTAAAGATATTCTCAAAGA GCCTTTTTGGGTAGGAGCAGCTAGCAATGCTGTTGTTATTGAGGCAGATGCATTCAAAGAATCAGATGTTATCTATAGGGCCCTTAGTTCAAGAGGGCATCATGACATGATCCGAATGGCTGAATTG GTACACCAATCATCAACAGATGCGGCCTCATCGCTCCTAGTAACAGCACTGAACGAAGGAAGAGATGTGATTATGGATGGAACATTCTCTTGGGTACCATTTGTTGTGCAAACAATAACAATGGCCAGGAATGTCCATCGCCGTCGTTACAGAATGGGAGCTGGCTACAAGGTTCATAATGATGGTACTACAACAGAGAGCTATTGGGAACGAATTGAAAATGAAGAACCTGAACAAGTTGGAGGCAAAAAGAGAAAACCATATAGAATAGAGCTTGTTGGAGTAGTATGTGATGCTTACCTTGCAGTCATTAGAGGCATAAG GAGAGCTATCATGTGTAGAAGAGCAGTAAGAGTGAAATCACAATTGAAATCCCACAGGAGATTTGCAGATGCATTCATGACTTATTGTCAACTAGTCGATAATGCTCGGCTATACAGCACAAATGCTTTGGAAGGCCCGCCCAAA TTGATAGGATGGAAAGAGAGGGACAAGACATTGCTAGTTGATCCAGATGAAATTGATTGTTTGAAGAGAGTTGCTAGGTTGAATGAAGATGCTGACTCCATATATGAACTTTACAAGCACCCTAACCCGACTTGTGAAGCCGGATCAATATGGAAAGACATTGTATTATCTCCTTCAAGGTTGGACATTCAACAAGAGCTGAAGTATTCAATTCAAAAGGTTGAGAGATATGCAATGCAAAATGCTAGCTTGTTGATGGAGCaatga
- the LOC25484324 gene encoding fructokinase-1 has protein sequence MPLLSVPSTTKTLNSPSPFYHHHATFFQSKSKSKFKFKPKFQFHPILNLSIACKSLDVAVSPDSKLRSVGSKHVDVATLGNLCVDIVLNVPQLPPSSVQQRKAFMEHLASSPPPKKHWEAGGNCNMAIAAARLGLNCVSIGHVGKEIYGNFLSDVLRDEGIGMVGMSTNDDTVSCSGASYETLLCWVLVDPLQRHGFCSRADFSKDPAFNWLNKMSREAKLAIKNSKVLFCNGYGFDDFSPGLLLSVVDCAVEVGTSIFFDPGPRGKSLSSGTQEQQRALNQFLRMSDVLLLTSDEAESLTGIGDPILAGQELLKRGIRTKWVIVKMGLKGSILITSSSIACAPAFKVNIVDSVGCGDSFVAAIAYGFIHKLPMVNTLAFANAVGAATAMGCGAGRNVASLEKVVDILRSSSFHEDREFWTDILEKKVIDQEVTCLSNIVMNGNRNHVNFIPFDKVASELLPKLEFPQTVENVPT, from the exons ATGCCTCTCCTCTCAGTTCCATCCACCACCAAAACCCTAAATTCTCCATCCCCTTTCTATCACCACCATGCCACTTTCTtccaatccaaatccaaatccaaattcaaattcaaacccaaatttcaatttcatccaATTCTCAATCTCAGTATCGCGTGTAAAAGTCTCGATGTCGCAGTCTCTCCCGATTCGAAGCTGAGAAGCGTTGGATCCAAACACGTTGATGTTGCCACTTTGGGTAATCTTTGTGTTGATATTGTTCTCAATGTTCCTCAATTGCCTCCTTCTTCCGTTCAACAACGTAAAGCTTTCATGGAACATTTGGCTTCCTCTCCACCTCCCAAG AAACATTGGGAAGCTGGTGGGAACTGCAATATGGCCATAGCAGCTGCAAGGCTAGGACTTAACTGTGTATCAATTGGTCATGTTGGTAAGGAAATCTATGGGAACTTTCTGTCGGATGTGCTTCGTGATGAGGGAATTGGCATGGTTGGGATGAGTACTAATGATGATACTGTCAGCTGTTCTGGTGCCTCTTATGAAACACTTCTATGCTGGGTTCTCGTTGATCCTTTACAAAGACATGGGTTTTGTAG TCGAGCTGATTTTAGCAAGGATCCTGCATTTAATTGGCTGAACAAAATGTCCAGAGAAGCAAAATTAGCTATTAAAAATTCAAAGGTTTTGTTTTGTAATGGATATGGATTTGATGATTTCTCTCCTGGTTTACTACTCTCAGTAGTGGACTGTGCTGTTGAAGTTGGCACATCAATCTTCTTTGATCCTGGACCACGTGGAAAGAGCCTCTCCTCTGGGACTCAAGAACAACAGAGAGCTCTTAACCAGTTTCTGAGGATGAGTGACGTTCTTCTTCTAACATCTGACGAG GCTGAGTCATTAACTGGCATAGGAGATCCGATATTAGCTGGGCAAGAGTTGCTTAAAAGAGGGATCCGCACAAAGTGGGTGATTGTAAAAATGGGTCTTAAGGGTTCAATTCTAATAACTTCATCAAGTATAGCGTGTGCACCTGCATTTAAG GTGAACATTGTTGACAGTGTTGGGTGTGGAGACAGTTTTGTAGCTGCTATTGCATATGGTTTTATACATAAATTGCCAATGGTTAATACATTAGCATTTGCAAATGCAGTAGGTGCGGCAACAGCCATGGGCTGTGGTGCCGGTAGGAATGTAGCATCTCTGGAAAAGGTAGTAGATATATTAAGATCATCGAGCTTCCATGAAGATCGTGAATTTTGGACCGACATTCTTGAAAAGAAAGTGATAGATCAGGAAGTAACATGTCTGTCAAATATTGTGATGAATGGAAACAGAAATCATGTCAACTTTATCCCATTTGACAAGGTTGCCTCTGAGCTCTTGCCCAAGCTTGAGTTTCCACAGACAGTGGAGAATGTGCCAACTTGA
- the LOC112419114 gene encoding probable aquaporin NIP7-1: MRDIFEKQSSSPQGSNYASSSGLSGDDKELGYRAATSVHPYLLAKNIYLHFLANKIDLNFARMVMAEVVGTFILMFCVCGIIASTQHQNGAVGLLEYAATAGLTVVVIIFSIGPISCAHVNPAITIAFATIGHFPWFKVPIYIIAQTIGSLMATYIGSLVYGIKSEVMMTQPLQGCNSAFWVEVIATFIIMFLVTALTSEHQSVGHLSGFVAGIAIGLAVLITGPVSGGSMNPARSLGPAIVSWKFKNIWIYILAPSGGAVAGALMFHFLRLKDQHCTSPNTSEVGHPIPFCARRSGPMILLVEKNWSILCARLKGFRQRYDLRTEAISDGVYHKLSL; the protein is encoded by the exons ATGAGagatatatttgaaaaacaatcatCATCTCCCCAAGGTTCAAATTATGCATCAAGTAGTGGCTTGTCTGGGGATGATAAAGAGCTTGGCTATAGAGCTGCAACATCAGTGCATCCATATCTTTTGGCCAAAAACATTTATCTTCATTTCTTAGCCAACAAAATTGACCTCAATTTCGCTCGCATG gTAATGGCAGAGGTGGTGGGTACTTTTATATTGATGTTTTGTGTATGTGGAATCATTGCAAGCACACAACACCAAAATGGTGCAGTTGGCCTTTTGGAATATGCAGCTACAGCAGGATTAACTGTGGTTGTGATAATTTTCTCTATAGGTCCAATTTCTTGTGCACATGTTAACCCAGCTATCACAATAGCCTTTGCAACAATTGGTCACTTTCCATGGTTCAAGGTTCCAATTTATATAATAGCACAAACAATTGGTTCTTTGATGGCAACATATATTGGTAGCCTTGTCTATGGCATAAAATCAGAGGTTATGATGACTCAACCACTCCAAGGGTGTAACTCTGCCTTCTGGGTGGAGGTTATTGCAACATTCATCATCATGTTTTTGGTTACTGCTTTGACATCTGAACATCAATCA GTGGGACATTTATCTGGTTTTGTTGCTGGAATTGCAATTGGGCTTGCTGTACTAATTACAGG CCCTGTGTCAGGTGGATCAATGAATCCAGCAAGATCACTTGGTCCAGCAATTGTGTCATGGAAATTTAAGAATATTTGGATATACATCTTAGCCCCAAGTGGAGGAGCTGTGGCAGGAGCTCTAATGTTTCATTTCCTACGTCTTAAAGACCAACATTGTACCTCCCCAAACACAAGTGAAGTTGGTCATCCAATACCTTTTTGTGCAA GGAGAAGTGGGCCCATGATTTTGCTGGTAGAGAAAAATTGGAGTATATTGTGTGCCAGATTAAAAGGGTTCAGACAAAGATATGACTTAAGAACAGAAGCAATATCTGATGGTGTTTATCATAAGTTGTCATTGTAA
- the LOC25484325 gene encoding flowering locus K homology domain isoform X1 produces the protein MSGEHFDGEDVGYVPENMEFPQIHSDEHDEGDVIDDSGFPQLHHDDESGFPQLLHDDESGFPQLQQDDESGFPQLQHDDIDDEQVGSLGEDANLPEDQLEGHDVENFPEIDDAIANALTEENTNEEQHDEGNHVTENFGSPEKKVPGEDSKGIEIKKWYGWPGENVFRMLVPAQKVGSIIGRKGEFIKKITEETRARVKILDGPQGTAERAVMVSAKEEPDRPIPPAVEGLLRVHKQVANVVSEPADTAQGAGRPSITRLLVADTQAGSLIGKQGSTIKIFQDSTGCNIRILGSAEHLPIFALRDDSIVEIQGEPAGVHKAVELIALHLRKFLVDRSIVGVFETQMQRQDVRGNQNMPPHQPWGPPPQGFPAHGGGGGPAFPPNPQYMPPPHNYDNYYPPADLPPIDKHMHQGPPPAYARDASLGIHSSGGQPQQSGGTKVTQHMQIPLSFADAVIGASGANISYIRRASGASITIQETRGVPGEMTVEISGTASQIQAAQQLVQNFMAEAANAVAAAQAQDHMGGTVNQGYNSYPTNAPVYASPQSGAAGHAPPADYGSVYGTNYGY, from the exons ATGTCTGGGGAACATTTTGATGGAGAAGATGTTGGCTATGTGCCTGAGAATATGGAATTTCCACAAATTCATTCCGATGAACACGATGAAGGAGATGTGATTGATGACTCAGGGTTTCCTCAACTGCACCATGATGATGAGTCTGGATTTCCTCAACTGCTGCATGATGATGAGTCTGGATTTCCTCAACTGCAGCAAGATGATGAGTCAGGGTTTCCTCAACTGCAGCATGATGATATTGATGATGAACAGGTGGGAAGTTTGGGTGAGGATGCCAATCTTCCTGAAGATCAATTAGAAGGTCATGATGTGGAAAATTTTCCTGAAATTGACGATGCCATTGCCAATGCTCTGACTGAAGAGAATACTAACGAGGAACAACATGATGAAGGGAATCATGTGACTGAGAATTTTGGTTCGCCGGAAAAGAAGGTACCCGGGGAAGATTCGAAAGGAATTGAAATAAAGAAGTGGTATGGGTGGCCTGGAGAGAATGTTTTCAGGATGTTGGTTCCTGCACAAAAGGTTGGCAGCATCATTGGACGCAAAGGAgagtttattaagaaaattactGAAGAGACTAGGGCTCGAGTTAAAATTCTCGATGGACCTCAAGGAACCGCAGAAAGAGCG GTAATGGTTTCTGCAAAAGAAGAGCCAGATCGCCCCATACCACCTGCTGTGGAGGGTTTGTTAAGGGTTCATAAACAAGTTGCCAATGTGGTCAGTGAGCCTGCAGATACTGCACAAGGTGCAGGGCGCCCAAGTATTACGAGGCTTCTAGTGGCTGATACTCAAGCAGGAAGCTTGATTGGGAAGCAGGGGTCCACTATAAAAATCTTTCAAGATTCTACAGGTTGCAATATACGCATTCTTGGTTCAG CAGAACACCTGCCAATTTTCGCTTTGCGGGATGATAGTATTGTTGAGATACAAGGGGAACCCGCAGGAGTTCACAAGGCAGTTGAACTTATTGCACTCCATCTACGCAAGTTCTTGGTTGACCGTAGCATAGTCGGAGTGTTTGAAACACAG ATGCAACGACAAGATGTTCGAGGTAACCAGAATATGCCACCTCACCAACCTTGGGGGCCTCCTCCTCAAGGGTTTCCTGCTCATGGCGGTGGTGGTGGACCTGCTTTTCCGCCCAATCCTCAGTATATGCCACCTCCACATAACTATGATAATTATTACCCACCTGCTGACCTGCCTCCTATTGACAAGCACATGCATCAGGGTCCACCACCTGCCTACGCAAGGGATGCCTCTTTGGGAATACATTCTTCCGGTGGACAGCCACAGCAATCTGGTGGGACTAAG GTCACACAGCACATGCAAATCCCGCTGTCCTTTGCAGATGCTGTTATTGGGGCATCAGGAGCAAATATTAGCTACATTCGCCGTGCTAGTGGAGCAAGTATTACAATTCAAGAGACTAGAGGTGTGCCAGGGGAGATGACTGTTGAAATAAGTGGTACCGCTTCACAAATACAGGCAGCCCAACAGCTGGTTCAG AATTTCATGGCTGAAGCTGCAAATGCCGTGGCCGCCGCACAGGCACAGGATCACATGGGAGGAACAGTTAACCAAGGCTATAATTCCTATCCCACCAATGCTCCTGTTTATGCATCTCCACAATCAGGTGCTGCAGGCCATGCACCACCTGCAGACTATGGTTCTGTATACGGCACCAACTATGGCTATTGA